The genomic DNA CGACAAAGGAACAAGTTAAAAAAATTGAAATAACCTGAATCGAGTCAGGATAGGAATGGAACCATTCCGGCATGGGAGATCCATGCTACTTTTGGAAAAAATTACGTTCAAGAAGAAATCGGATACTTTTCAAACGTTGATCTTGTCAGTTTAATGCATCCGGCAAGGAGTTGCCAATTCGGACCTTTGATTTTTCCCTGGAAGAAAAGGTCATGAATTTTCGTTCGAGCATATTCCTATCGACGATTGTTCATCTATTATTGGCAGGCGGATTTCCGTTTTTCAGTCAAGCTAGTTTGGGCAATCTTGACTCAGTTCAATTACATCTGAGCAGAGGAAGTATTCCTAACTTGCGCTTCTCGATTCCGGCGAATCTTGGATCCGGACTCCCAGTATCCGATCAAAAAAGGGATGCCGGAACGGAAGCGTTTGAGGTTGAAAAATTCAAGAACGAAATTCATTTTCCTCCTGAAGCATTGGAGCAAAGATTAGAATCCGATTGTACGTGGAATGTCGAGATAGGTCGGGACGGCGAGGCCAGAAAAGTCACGACGATTCGCCCTTGTCGATACCAGATTTTCGAAACCCAGTTTAGAAAGTCCGTTTATCGGTGGAAATTTCAATTAAAAGAAGGTACCGTTATCACTATTCCGGTATCTTTCCGAATCGAGACGAATGACTGATCCAGGCAAATCATGGTACGCTATCTATACTTTTTCCCGCTCCGAGAAAAAACTCGCAAAAGAGTTGGAGAAAAAAGGAATAGAAAACTTTTTACCTTTAATTCCGGTAAAGAAAGTTTGGTCGGATCGGATAAAAACAATTCATCAGCCTGTCTTTGCTTCTTACGTATTCGTAAAAATCGACCTAAAGACGGAAAAAATTCGAGTACTTCAAACGCCTGGTGCGCATCATTTACTTTCCGTAGCTGGAATTCCCTTACCGGTCTCCGAGGAAGATATAAATCTCGTCAAAATATTTGTGAACCAATTTCCGGAACGTTTACAAATCAAGAATGAAGAGAAAATGGAAGCCGGAAACAAAGTTTTAATTACTAAGGGGCCTTTCAAAGGATATCGAGCAATTGTATTACGAAAGGTTAATTCTGTGACTGTCAAGGTTACGATTGCAGGAATTCAATCCAGTGTCGCAATCGATATTGATCCTGAGTCCATCGAAATTGAAGAGGAGAATAAAATTGGGCGAAACGCTAGACAAAGTTAAGAAAGCCTTAGATATAGAAATCGAATCGATTCAATATTTCCGAGAAAATCTGGATTCGAATGTAGAAAAAGCGGTCGAGTTAATTTATTCCGCAAAGGGTAAAGTAGTAGTTACCGGTGTAGGAAAGTCGGGTGATGTAGGAAAGAAAATTGCCTCCACTCTTTCTTCCACCGGTACTCCTGCCTTCTTTCTACATCCTTCCGATGCCGCGCATGGTGATGCGGGAATTGTTGCCGAAGGAGACGTTGTGCTGGCGATCGGAAAAAGCGGTGAAAGCGAAGAGCTATTGAATTTAATACCTACGATTAAGAATTTAGGTGCGATCTTGATAAGTTTAACGGCAAATTCTCAATCAAGGCTGGCCGAGGACAGCGATCTAGTCGTTTTGACTCCGGTCTTGAAAGAAGCATGCCCGCTGGAACTTGCTCCCACTTCTAGTACCACTATTGCACTTATGCTCGGTGATGCGATAGCGATGGCATTAATGGAAATGAGAAACTTCCAAAAGGAAGACTTTGCTTTGTACCATCCGGCCGGTAGGCTAGGAAAAAGATTATCTCTAAAAGTCGACGACGTTATGAGAAAGGGGGATAAAATTGCCAAAGTTCTTCCCGATACCCGATTGGAAACGATCCTTTCCGAAATTACGGCTAAACTTTTGGGAGCCACCGCGGTTGTTGATGATAAGGAAATTTTACTTGGGTTTATAACCGACTACGATATCCGCAAACTTTTAAAAGACGGCAAATTCCATAAGGAATCGAAGGCTTCCGATATAATGAATTCGAAACCTTCCTGTTTCGAAAGCGGCACAATGGCTTTCGATGTCCTTCAATCGATGGAAAGACGGGAAAGACCGATTTCCGTTGCGCCGATTATTTCAGCAAATGGAAGACTTTTGGGAATCGTATCGATTCACGATCTATTGCAAAAAGGATTATGACGGTTCTAAGCGATGGTAGATTCGGAAAAAATCTTCATTATTCTCACGCTCGATGAAGAGGAGTTTTTCAATTTAAAGGAACTCCCTGCAGCCGACTTTCTTGAGATTCGTTTGGATTTATTCCAAAATTCCCAGGGCAAAGCAAAAGCAATCTCGGAAGCAATAGACGGATTAAAGGCGCACACGATTCTTACATATCGGCAGCCTGAAGATTCTAGTTTAAAGGCGAAGTCGTTATGGACTCAGGAAGACGTAGCTCCCCTTTTGAAAGATTTGAACAACGGAAAACATTATCTGGATTTGGAGTTAGATAAGGATAATTCGATTTTTGCAAACGTTGATGAAGCCGATTTCGGAATCGTTCAATCTATTCATTCTTTCGCGGGTATTTTAGGACTTGAAGAACTAGAATTTTACTTTCGAACGGTAGCGGAAGAATCTTTAGGAGCAAAGCAAATGGACCTTCCTTTCGACCGGATCCTAAAAATTGCCGTTATGCCAAACAATGAATCCGATGTCGAAGAATTCAGAAAGTCCAGTTTAAAAATTTCTAGGCTTGTGCAAAAACAAAGTCCGCGTCTGGGCTATTGCAGTATCCTGATGGGTGAGCGCGGCAGAAAGGATAGAATTTTTCCGGAAGGACTCGGCTCTCGTTTTACCTACACGTGTTTAGGCGAACCAAAAGCGCCGGGACAAATTAATTTGAAAACACTTCTACATGAAAGAAATGGGAAATTCTAAACGCGCCGGTTAATCCGTTTCTACTTCGTTTCGATCCTGATGATTTAACTGAGCGCTTGGCGGATCAACGGTTCGAGTTCCAGCTCTTGTATTCAAAAATTTCTTAAATGCATCATCATCTTCGAATTTTTTGAATTCCTTTTCTTTTTCCGCAGAGTTCCATAAAGACTGGTTAAGTTCGGCGGCCTTTTTTACGTTTGCCATCACTTTATCGACGTTTCCTAAGCGCGCATAACATTTTGCTAAGAGAAAATACGCATTTGAAGAATTCTCTATCTTCTCCAAAAGAACAATGGCCTTTTCAGGTGAGCCGGTGTAAAAGTACGCTTTCCCTAAGTAGAATCGATATTCTCTTTCTTCTTCCTCGTCCGGTTCGACTGAGTGGAAGTAACGTAAAGCCTTACCGTATTGTCCTGCATTCGTATAGTAGCGGGCTAATTTTAGAATCCCGTCATTATACACTTCAGGAAGATTCTGTAGATTCGGGTTTTCCTTTTCAATCGATGTCGCGATTTCCTTTAAGATCTCGTAACCCTCATCCTTTTTACCCTCTTGAATCTTGCAGAGTCCTATATACATTTTTATTTCTCTTGTCTTCTCACCGAATTCAAGGGCCTTCTCAGCCGTCTTAATCGCGTTTTCGCAATCTTTAACTTGCCACTTTATTTTCGTAAGTCCGATCAGAGGCAGTACGGTTTGTTTGTTTGCATACGCTTTCCGATAGTATTTCGTCGCTTCTTCAAAATTTCTTTTTTTATGGAATGCTGCCGCTTGGGTCAAATGAGTAAAATAAAGTAACTTTTCCCGTTCAGGAGGAATCTTTGACTCTATTCTATTTAAAATATTCAGCGCTTCGTCGTATTTAGCGATCCTCACTAATAGAGCTCCGTACTTATAGCCGTATTCTATGTTTTCCGGTTCTTCCTTCACTAGCTCGGAAAGAATACTCTCCGATTTGCCAAATTCTTTTTCATTATAGTACGCGAGCGATAATTGCCATTTGAGATTCTTATTATTCGGATCTTGACGAAGCTTTTTTTCCAGCGAGGCTACGCTCTCCTGTTCGTCACTTTCTTCACGAACGACCGGACGAGAAGGTCGTCCGCCGCTGGAATGTCGTTCCTCGGCTGCAATCTTCATTTTTTGAATATGATTCAAGTCCGGTGCGATTTTTAAAAGACGATTCGCGTAAGTGATGACTTCACCGTATTCCCGATGATAATTATAATAGAGAATTATTTTCGTATAACAATTAATAAGGTCCTTCTTAGGAAGACTTAACGAAACGGCCTTTTTAAAGGCTTGAATGGATTTGGAATAATCCTTTCTGCTCTCGTATATATAACCCATATACATCCAAGCTTCGCCTGAACTCGGATTGTTATCGTTGTATTTTTGAAATTGCTTAAGCGCCTCAGTATAATCCTTTCGGGAATACGCCTTTTTCCCTTCCTTCAAATCGGCAAATAGGGAAATTGATACGATAAACAGGGAAAAGTAGATCAAGCTCCGAACGATAGAATACCTCGAAGCTAAATTAAAGATTGAAGATCGTCGCGAATGGAGAAAAAACCGATCGGACATATATCCAGTTTTAGCGAAGAGCTTCCTTGATAAAGTGGAATTCTCTTCGCCGGACTGGAATTAATTATTTCCCAAAACTTCAGACTTGCGTGAAGCTAACGCTCTTGCCGCACGCAAATTAACGCTCATCGTAGTTATTTGGGGATTTACGGAAAGCCCTGTCGGATAGACAGAAGCGTCCATTACGAAGATGTTTTTATGTCCGTAGAGCTCGAAATTCGGATCGACTGCGCCTTTTTCTGGAGAATCGGCCGCCTGAATTGATCCGTGAGGGTGTGCCGAACCTACCGAAAGGCGGCCAGGTTCGATACTCTTTTCCAAAACCCAATCAAACTTGCTACTTTTTTCAACAGGTACCGGCTCCTGGATATCCGGGAACGGGAAGACGATCGCCTTAGCTCCCGCTGCCGCCTGAACCTCTGCCAGCATTTTTATGCCCTTCAATAGGTTCTTTCCATCCGTAGGTGTAAGTTCAAAGTAAACCTTTCTCCTACCTAAGGACCATTTTACGGAGGCATTTGCCTCACCGTCAGCCCCATCGCGGACAAGGACGATACCCGCATTCATGTGGGGATACTTCTTAAGTATATCGAATTGATTTTTACCGTAAAACGGTACTAACGAGCTCGCAAGAGTCGGCCGAAACGGCGCCACCTCAAGCCAAAATCCGTAGCCGGTCCCGTTTTGGTTATGACCGTCTTTAATAACTGCCGACTGCGGGGGTCCGGAAAACATATTGATCTTCTCATCGAATAGGGCAAAGTTCGTGCTCGTCGGATGAAGTTTAAGATTCCGACCTACCCAATCGTTCCCTAAGCCCGATCTTTGCAACAACGCGGGACCTTCGATCGCCCCGGCGCTCAAAATAACCACTGGTGCTTCTATTACCATTTTTTGAATTACTTTATCAGGCGCTTTCTCGTAGGCATCGGGTGCGAATTCGGCAACGACGGTCTTGATTGCTCCGTCCTTAATGTATTGTGCTCTCATATTCGGAACGACGGTTGCGCCGGCTTCGATCGCATCCGGAATCCAAGTCAAGAAAGCTGATTGTTTAGCATTGATTGGACAGCCTAACCCGCATCGACCCAAACCTATACAGCCTATATTATTATTTTTCAGAACTTCCGGATGTAACCCTAAGGCTTTTCCGCCCTTCATTAAAATACTATTATTTGCATTTATCAGATTTCCGGGAACTTCATGGACACCGACCCGCTCGTGTACTTCGGAAATGATATCATTCATCTCCTCACGGCCGTATCCTTTTAATCCGAATCGTTTATCCCATTCGTCCGTAACGTACGTCGGCGGATAAAGCGAAGTCTGCCAATTCACAGTGGTAGACCCGCCCAACGTTTTTCCTTGAAGTATCGAGATCGTTTGCTCTTCAGTAACTATAAAACCCGCATCCCTATACAATCGTGCCTGCGAAATAAATTCATCTCCTGAAAACTTTGCAGGCGTGAAATAGGAACCCTCTTCGATTAGCAAAACTTTCCATCCCGCTTTAGCTAAGGTAGCCGCTGCCACGGCGCCTCCCGCTCCGGAACCTATAATTACCACATCTGTCTTAACATTCCAGACCCCGTCCTTTATACCTTGCCGATTTAGGAAATCTGCCTGTTTATTTGGAGTGAGAATGCTATCGTTTGCTGCTGGAATTCCGCCCATGAATTTATCCTTCGTATCCTACGAGTTGTTGAAAACTCTTCTCCTTGGAGACCAAGAAAAAGGAAAGTTGGCGCATAATATTATATGCTCCGCGCTTTAAAGAAAGAGAGGATTGCTTCCAGGAGAGAAGCCGCTTTTCCCTGTTTTCCTTTGAGAGACTGGCAAGAGGCGTGAATGAAAAATCCAATGCCAACGCGACTAGCGTGGACGTAGGCAAAAAAGCGAGCAATTGAAGTGTGGATTCCGTTTCGATCGGATATGGATGGCCGTAAATGTATTGGTCGGCCGCTATACCCAAATCGAAATCAGGCAAAGGATTCCCCTGTAAAAATACTTCCTGCAAGGACCGAAATGCGTGGTATTGAGACGCCGAAAGCCCCTTTAATTGGGGCACCGGCTCGCCGCCGCAAGATGCTTGGGGAAGGACTACCGCCGATATGGCGGCACTCTTCCATAAGAATTTTAGAAAAACGTTACGCGAGATCTTTTCAGATAACAAAGATTCCAATTAGCTATACCTCCGAAACCTCGTGTTCGAAAACAGAAAATTTATTGTAACGAATGTTCTAATTTCTTTCGAATCCTTTGTCTACCCTTTCTTTTGAAATTTTTTAAGCTTAACATAGATTCTAATCTCTTCAAAATCGATTCGATCCAATTCTACCGAAAGCTGTTCGCCAAGAGTGAAGAGTTTTGAATATTTTTTAGAATAGAAAGAGAAGTCGTTTTCCAGTATCAATTCACCTTCATCCGTGAATTCCAAAGCGGGGATGATTGCCTCGACCATCGGCGCATCCAAATCGACAAAAGCAACCGCCGACTTGAACCCCGTAAGAGTTGCGGTAAATTCTTGAATTCCGGTTTTTTCCAAAAAACGACACGCTTTAAGCTTATAGTAATCCCGCTCGGCATCCGCGGCCTTGCGCTCCTCGTGCGATGTGTGAAGACTCATAATTTTAATGTCTTCATCATTATACAAATTCTCTTCATCCAAGAGAATGCTCTGTAAAACTCGATGACAGACTAAATCGGGATATCTCCGAATCGGGGAAGTAAAATGACAATAATCTTTGAACCCTAACCCCCAATGCCCTAATTGTTCACCTGAGTAATATGCCTGCATAAAACTTCTTAGCAAAGAAATATTAAACAGCCGTTCAGCGTGACTACCGCTA from Leptospira fainei serovar Hurstbridge str. BUT 6 includes the following:
- a CDS encoding GMC family oxidoreductase N-terminal domain-containing protein — translated: MGGIPAANDSILTPNKQADFLNRQGIKDGVWNVKTDVVIIGSGAGGAVAAATLAKAGWKVLLIEEGSYFTPAKFSGDEFISQARLYRDAGFIVTEEQTISILQGKTLGGSTTVNWQTSLYPPTYVTDEWDKRFGLKGYGREEMNDIISEVHERVGVHEVPGNLINANNSILMKGGKALGLHPEVLKNNNIGCIGLGRCGLGCPINAKQSAFLTWIPDAIEAGATVVPNMRAQYIKDGAIKTVVAEFAPDAYEKAPDKVIQKMVIEAPVVILSAGAIEGPALLQRSGLGNDWVGRNLKLHPTSTNFALFDEKINMFSGPPQSAVIKDGHNQNGTGYGFWLEVAPFRPTLASSLVPFYGKNQFDILKKYPHMNAGIVLVRDGADGEANASVKWSLGRRKVYFELTPTDGKNLLKGIKMLAEVQAAAGAKAIVFPFPDIQEPVPVEKSSKFDWVLEKSIEPGRLSVGSAHPHGSIQAADSPEKGAVDPNFELYGHKNIFVMDASVYPTGLSVNPQITTMSVNLRAARALASRKSEVLGNN
- a CDS encoding UpxY family transcription antiterminator: MTDPGKSWYAIYTFSRSEKKLAKELEKKGIENFLPLIPVKKVWSDRIKTIHQPVFASYVFVKIDLKTEKIRVLQTPGAHHLLSVAGIPLPVSEEDINLVKIFVNQFPERLQIKNEEKMEAGNKVLITKGPFKGYRAIVLRKVNSVTVKVTIAGIQSSVAIDIDPESIEIEEENKIGRNARQS
- a CDS encoding LIC_10042 family TonB-like protein, producing the protein MNFRSSIFLSTIVHLLLAGGFPFFSQASLGNLDSVQLHLSRGSIPNLRFSIPANLGSGLPVSDQKRDAGTEAFEVEKFKNEIHFPPEALEQRLESDCTWNVEIGRDGEARKVTTIRPCRYQIFETQFRKSVYRWKFQLKEGTVITIPVSFRIETND
- a CDS encoding KpsF/GutQ family sugar-phosphate isomerase, with product MGETLDKVKKALDIEIESIQYFRENLDSNVEKAVELIYSAKGKVVVTGVGKSGDVGKKIASTLSSTGTPAFFLHPSDAAHGDAGIVAEGDVVLAIGKSGESEELLNLIPTIKNLGAILISLTANSQSRLAEDSDLVVLTPVLKEACPLELAPTSSTTIALMLGDAIAMALMEMRNFQKEDFALYHPAGRLGKRLSLKVDDVMRKGDKIAKVLPDTRLETILSEITAKLLGATAVVDDKEILLGFITDYDIRKLLKDGKFHKESKASDIMNSKPSCFESGTMAFDVLQSMERRERPISVAPIISANGRLLGIVSIHDLLQKGL
- a CDS encoding type I 3-dehydroquinate dehydratase; this translates as MVDSEKIFIILTLDEEEFFNLKELPAADFLEIRLDLFQNSQGKAKAISEAIDGLKAHTILTYRQPEDSSLKAKSLWTQEDVAPLLKDLNNGKHYLDLELDKDNSIFANVDEADFGIVQSIHSFAGILGLEELEFYFRTVAEESLGAKQMDLPFDRILKIAVMPNNESDVEEFRKSSLKISRLVQKQSPRLGYCSILMGERGRKDRIFPEGLGSRFTYTCLGEPKAPGQINLKTLLHERNGKF
- a CDS encoding tetratricopeptide repeat protein, whose translation is MSDRFFLHSRRSSIFNLASRYSIVRSLIYFSLFIVSISLFADLKEGKKAYSRKDYTEALKQFQKYNDNNPSSGEAWMYMGYIYESRKDYSKSIQAFKKAVSLSLPKKDLINCYTKIILYYNYHREYGEVITYANRLLKIAPDLNHIQKMKIAAEERHSSGGRPSRPVVREESDEQESVASLEKKLRQDPNNKNLKWQLSLAYYNEKEFGKSESILSELVKEEPENIEYGYKYGALLVRIAKYDEALNILNRIESKIPPEREKLLYFTHLTQAAAFHKKRNFEEATKYYRKAYANKQTVLPLIGLTKIKWQVKDCENAIKTAEKALEFGEKTREIKMYIGLCKIQEGKKDEGYEILKEIATSIEKENPNLQNLPEVYNDGILKLARYYTNAGQYGKALRYFHSVEPDEEEEREYRFYLGKAYFYTGSPEKAIVLLEKIENSSNAYFLLAKCYARLGNVDKVMANVKKAAELNQSLWNSAEKEKEFKKFEDDDAFKKFLNTRAGTRTVDPPSAQLNHQDRNEVETD